One genomic segment of Streptomyces sp. RKND-216 includes these proteins:
- a CDS encoding sporulation protein, translating into MVFKKLLGSLGIGGPTVDTVIDPDPALPGGTLSGQVHLRGGDTEFDIDHVTLELVARVEAEHEDGETEGVLAFERFTVAGGFRLSKGELRSIPFSVTLPWEAPVTELHGQSLGIALGVRTELAVDGARDSSDLDPLTVRPLPAQEAVLEALGQLGFGFKSADLECGHINGTGQQLPFYQEIELTSAPQYAHALHELEVTFLSGPGGVEVVLEADKPAGFFSSGHDVVNRYVVDHDTVPQRDWNTEVDSWIRQMLDHHGTGAHGNPLSGGASHHGDHHHHGGHHGPGMGTAVAAGAVGVAGGLVAAEVVDEVGDFFEGDEEEGDED; encoded by the coding sequence ATGGTGTTCAAGAAGCTGCTCGGCTCGCTCGGCATCGGCGGGCCCACGGTGGACACGGTCATCGACCCGGATCCCGCGCTGCCCGGCGGGACTCTGAGCGGCCAGGTACACCTCAGGGGCGGCGACACGGAGTTCGACATCGACCACGTCACCCTCGAACTCGTCGCACGAGTCGAGGCTGAACACGAGGACGGCGAGACCGAAGGCGTACTGGCCTTCGAGCGCTTCACCGTCGCCGGCGGCTTCCGCCTGTCCAAGGGCGAGCTGCGCAGCATCCCGTTCAGTGTGACGCTGCCGTGGGAGGCGCCGGTCACCGAGCTGCACGGGCAATCGCTGGGGATCGCGCTCGGCGTGCGCACGGAGCTTGCCGTGGACGGCGCACGGGACTCGAGCGACCTGGATCCCCTCACCGTGCGGCCGCTACCGGCGCAGGAAGCGGTCCTCGAAGCCCTCGGACAGCTCGGATTCGGATTCAAGTCCGCCGACCTGGAATGCGGACACATCAACGGTACTGGCCAGCAACTGCCGTTCTACCAGGAGATCGAGCTCACCTCCGCTCCTCAGTACGCCCACGCCTTGCATGAGCTGGAGGTGACGTTCCTGAGCGGCCCCGGGGGCGTGGAAGTGGTTCTGGAGGCCGACAAGCCGGCGGGGTTCTTCTCCAGCGGCCACGACGTGGTCAACCGGTACGTCGTGGATCACGACACCGTTCCTCAGCGCGACTGGAACACCGAGGTCGACTCCTGGATCCGCCAGATGCTCGACCACCACGGAACCGGCGCCCACGGCAACCCTCTTTCCGGTGGCGCGAGCCACCATGGCGACCACCATCACCACGGCGGTCATCACGGGCCGGGCATGGGCACCGCCGTCGCCGCCGGCGCGGTCGGGGTGGCCGGCGGCCTGGTCGCGGCAGAAGTCGTCGACGAGGTCGGCGACTTCTTCGAAGGGGATGAGGAGGAGGGCGACGAAGACTGA